Proteins from a single region of Sordaria macrospora chromosome 7, complete sequence:
- a CDS encoding mitochondrial 54S ribosomal protein mL41 gives MQPTRVLQGLKYRKLRLTTKDTNKGFYKGNRTGSMGTHTSYGTYKIDYSKVRTYVCPDLSTFKLTPFVSKAVKVTHDQFPGDKLGPKNPATYLARWKSENGLD, from the exons ATGCAGCCCACCCGCGTCCTCCAAGGTCTCAAGTACCGCAAGCTGCGCCTGACCACCAAGGATACCAACAAGGGTTTCTACAAGGGTAACCGCACCGGTTCCATGGGTACGCACACCAGCTACGGTACCTACAAGATCGACTACTCCAAGGTCCGCACCTATGTGTGCCCCGATTTGAGTACTTTCAAG ctcaCTCCCTTTGTCTccaaggccgtcaaggtcacCCATGACCAGTTCCCCGGCGACAAGCTCGGCCCCAAGAACCCTGCCACTTATCTTGCGCGCTGGAAGTCTGAGAACGGCCTTGACTAA